Genomic window (Magnolia sinica isolate HGM2019 chromosome 6, MsV1, whole genome shotgun sequence):
ATCTCAAGTTGCGTGGGACCGCGCAACTCATCATACTTGCGCCGACCTGCACAACTCTCCTCAGGAATGGTTGGGTTGAAAacatgaagtggggtccacaacacggGATTCGAGGGCCCACACgtgcggaagcctataaatacccccttaccCCCTCATTTGAGGGATCGGATTTTCCAGAAGACTAGtacctctgacaggtattggagagagaagagagagaaagaagaaggccGGGCCACGCTACTCGTTGTGAGTTGCGCGGGCCCGCGCAACTCATGGAGGAGTTGCGCTGATCCCTACAAGGCCGTATCATACTCATTTTTCTGGAATGTCTCAAGTTGTTCTAAATGTTTCAAGGGATTTTTGAGACTCCTTTACTACATTAATGAAGGAAGATGTATGCATGGAGAAGATCTGCACAACTCATCTCTTATGGAGACATAAATGATATGAGccggaatgctgccaaaatttataTTAGAATCTATTTAGTACTTGTATTTTTGTTATAGAAACTCTATCCtggaatcaaaggatcaaaaggatgtaacgaactcagaatgaataaatttgatgattattctctctattctttctctttgtcattattaagtaagataattccCCGAAGCAAatgcttttcgtttctggtcgaaataGTTACTTCCAGCAGGCCTTTTACAATGCTTTGGGTTCATGAATTTCATCTCTCATCAATGCTAACCATGTATTCttaggtggaaaaaaaaaaaaaatccaatttcaaAATATTCCAATTTTTATGGGGATGATTGGATCTAATGTTTGTTCCTGTGTTGATTTCTCTTGCAGAGATCTGAGTTTTAACAACTTGACCGGAAAATTTCCTGAAAACTCTGATTTGTTGCCTTCAATAAATTTTATGTGAGCAATCTCATATTTCTATGtacttctttttttaatattcttaccATATGCTTAATAAACAGATAATTTTACTTTGTTTTGGGTCGCATTTCTATGTTTCACGGGCTTGCTTTGGATATCTCTCCAATTACAAGATACAATATTGTTGTCTACTATAGGTACCTTACTAACAATAAGATGACCGGAGATATACCCCAAGTGGATATTGAGAAGCACAACACGCATGTACgtattgatcatgaaatgcttcCATCTTCATATCATTTTTCTTTaacatctttctctctcttttattggTTTATAAGACTGTTGAGCTCTTTTTTGAGGCAGTTAATATTTACATAGAGAAATGTGTCATGTTAATTTGTCCTACCTTAATTAGTTTTTTGTGTTTAAGTTTCTTTTATGGACTTTCATCTCCTATCACTTGCAGGAATTTGGTTTCCAGTTATTCGTCTATTGAAAACAGCTTGTAAAATCCTCTCCCAACTCTACTTCTGATTGCATTTGAGCTGCCAAGAACTGCCTCTGACTTTGCTTGTTTTGATTTAAAACTGATTAGTATCATCCTACTTCTCTTTTTTGTAGTATTGCTTCATGCTTCAAGAAGAACCTACCCTGCTCTAAAAAAGCATAATGTAAGTACACACGCTGTAGCTTAACTATGTGGGAAGAGCTCTGCTATGGCTATTTGGCAGAGTAGGATATAAGTAGAAATATAGAATCCTACTCTCCTCAGATGTGACAATGTAGCACATGTCACAAGGTCCAGGCAATTCAGCAGTTGGGCATCGCTGTTTATGTGCCATggtctgaaaatcaggctgatatggtCATCTGGTGGGCCAGACATGCACGTTGTACATGGACCATCTGTCAATTCtttttgactgtccattttttcaacatgcatggcccaccaaatgatcaaACGGGACCACCTGCCATGACAGATAcactcacctgatgaatggcctgcaaTGCACACGTGCTGCAATGGCATATGTCACATTTCTCAGCTGGGAACTCCAATATTATAATTTTTAGCCCATGGAACCACCAGTTGGTCTTGAAAAATTATTTGTATGGCCTACAATGCACACGTGCTGCAATGGTCTGTGCTATTTCTACTTCAAACTCGATGCTTGTCAATTTTGTGCATCTTCAGCCTTGCTTATCACATATTGAGCATTATAAATTGCATTTTCCTCACAGATACTGGAGTACTCCTCTTTGATGAATTTGAGGATCCCTACATACTTGACAATTTTCATGTGAATAGTGGGGTATGTTACTGGTTTTGCTAATTTTGATGTGCTTGGTGCTAGCTAGTCTTGAGTTTTGTACTCAATTGGAACTGGTTTACCCCGAAATTGAACTTGCTAAAACATTACATAATGCCCATTGTCGGTGGTTGAAGAAAATAAGTGAAGGGATTGGAAAGGTGCAACTGGGAGTTATGCAAAACTAGCAACTGCATATCTGATGCACTGATGTTAGTTTTAAGGGGGTTACTAAGACAAAAAAATGAAATCTGATTGTTGATTATATCCCATGCATATTTAGAGACTTTAGAGACACAAGCACTAAGGCATTAGTTTTAGATGATTacacccttttttctttttcttttttaattttaaatttaaattattatttatttatttatctgcaTTCAAATAacgaggaaaaaaagaagaaacttaTTTAGAGTCATTGGTGCCTAGGAGTTCTTGAGATAGTTCTCCAGTGCACAAAAAGACTCCTATTGACTTGGTGGTTGGTACTCTGTTGAATCTTTTTTTGGTCAAGTCCAGATATGGAGTCCAACTTTGATTCTGTTAAATAAAATCTTGAGCCGATTCTGTTGTTTCCTgtaaatttattcatttttttcggTTCATTCATGTGAACTGAACTGAGAAATTGGAAGAACTGTTACGAAGATGAGTCCAGGTTTTTGAATGTCGAGTATAGTTGGACCAATTTTCCACTTGGAGGTGCAGTCCTGCTTTGGTTTCTCATGGTTTCTTGGCATCGTAGATGACCATTGCTGGTCTGGCTCCCACTTGGTGACACGCCTGGTAATTAGCTCTTTAAGATTTCGAGCAAGGCTTCcactgtcaaacaaccatttactccacaAGCTTAAGCTGTCAAAGTGTGGTTTATCAATGCATAttgagggactttatcacttcaacactcCCCCACATGTGCGGGGTGAGAACTTcgcacgggaacatactgacaagggtggagggacactcacaccataaataggctggGCTTGATTTCTCTGTCCCTGGGCCGGATCTGATTTTTCCTGACCCCTCATgcgagaataatatattagcgaggcatatttgctactcttaagattcgaacataggaccttccactctgataccatgtcaaacaaccatgtACTCTAGAAGCTTAAGCTGtcaaagtgtggtgtatcaatgtatattgagggactttatcacttcaacatcCACCACCACTCCATTGACACCCTCCTTTACTTATAAGGAGGATGAGCTGGAACTAGTTTTCATTTGAATAAAGTTAATGTTATTGTAATATATTTTAGTGTTGCTTTGCATGCCAATGGATAGAAAGCTGTCTATTATCCATTGCTTTAATTAGTGTTGTATTGCTGTTTTTTCAATAATATCTCTGCATTATCTATCTACAAAAGGTTTATGATTGTATAATACTGTGAGATTGGTTAAGGTATGATGAACTTAAATTATGTCCATAATTATGACAGCATTACTGGAGAACATTTTCCAGTGAAGTAATTGGGCGACATGTTTTTCCTTTGCAGGTCCTAACAAGTGGCAGGGATAATTTCTtctgtttgaattttcaaatgggtagtgctATGGCTGCTTGTGATTGTAGTAATTCGAATCCTGCTTGGCACATGTGGCCTTAGTGGAGCTTTTGGAGTTGCAGATGCTCATGTGCAAGGGTGCCAGAATGGTTGGCGATCTGTCCTTCATGACTCTGGAACTCATCCAAGTACCAGATTAGCCATTATATGAATTTGGTGtgcttttcacttttttttttttttcttttcaattaatTAGATTGTTTACACTACTTGTACGAATTTGCTTATTCTTCTGGAACTACAGTCATTTTTGGCTGCTCATGGGGCTCTAATGTCTACTTTGAGGTTAATTTCTAAGTATGATATATGTCTTCTATTATTCTTTATTGGTATTAGTTAAGATGGGTAGATGGGTTTGTGAatgaattaaaatgaatgattatatttgattgaatgaatgaatgatttggcCATTAAGTATTTAtctgtattagcttagatgagttgatctatcaaGGCATGTACTCCAATGGTAATAgatacaattatatatatatatatatatatattaaatacattggctacggctattaaccgtagctctTTATCCGAAATCATAACTGTTACATACTTAAGCCTACTTTTATGGCTCACTTCtagttttagctacaaatataatccgtagctgtatgCCAGCTATGGAaaatatggctacggatttaaccgTAGCTATTTATCAgctacggatttaaaccgtagctataacaAGCCTATAGCTACGGTATCAATGGCTACGGTTGTGTTACAGACGGAACTGTAGCTATAGGTATTCAGCTACAACGTAGCCTTTATCCTATTTTATGGTTGTACCCCAGATAGTAGAAGCACTCTTAATAGAGGGATAGGTCAATGGATTATTTCCTCCCCACATCGTAGGGATAGAGGCACTCTTGCAAATTTATCTAAAAAGCACAAATCTAACATAATGAGTGAAATGGATTAACCCTACAATCATTGTTTTGATCTATGGGTGAGTTTTGAATGATAGAGATCGTTTTTTGAATGAGTTTATGTAACAAGGACGATCAACTATGAGAAATCCATTCATCTCAGTTTAAGGAAATTTAAATATATCTTAAGGCCAAGTCGTCTTAGAGCCTTAAAATTTAGATTGAATTGACAAATAGATTCCCCACAATGATATACAAAATTGTATAAATAACCATAATTTTGTTGAAAATTAATTTTTCAACTACAAGTTTTAGATGCTAAATATTTGGATTTGAGCGATTGTTTGATTTTATGAATTTGATTATGAGAAAGAAAAGCCATTAGATGGGTTGGAACCAATTCCATGATCAATGGAATCTATCAaaatgaatgaagaagaaaaaaaagtcctaaaaattcttaaaaatcgAACTATATAATAGAACTTATCCGACTTGGTTGATCGATCGACCAAAGTGCTCGATCAATCAAATGTGTCAAATTTTGTCTAGAGACCAAAGCATGGAATTGTGTTGAGTTTCGATTGATCAATGACCAAGTTTGATTGATCGGGGTCTCCTTGAGTGATCTCGATCAAATAAGGGTTTTAATCAAAAGCGACTAAAACTGTCCAGCAATCAAACTGATTTAATTTGGCCAGTTTCGATCGATTGACGCATAGGGTTCAATTGATCGAAGGGAGGCAAAACTGTCCAGAGACTTAAACTGAAAAATTCAATTTTCCATCAATCAATGGTCGATTGATCGAAAGTCCTCAAGCTGGCTTGATTGATCGAATGCATTGATCGATAGACCCTATTGTTttttgaacttaaacttaagAATTTATGTTGGGTCACATTGCTTTGATCAAAGGTGGAGCCCTCTTAGTGAGATAGTTtaattaaatcataaatcattCTTTTAAGGATTCATATTCTAGATTCCAAAGCGTCAGACTATTCAAATGGATTCGATATTATTACAAATAGGTGAGTTGATCCCAATGTGTCTCATACATGTATGATTAAGATATATGATATGATTAATTGTGTTTATTATGATTGTTACAGTTGTGATGTAATTATTGAAGTGTTGCGTTCTTTATGATCCTTACTTTATGATATATGCCTTGAAAGATTTGGATGAATGCTGAACATACAAACATACCAATCATTGCTATCATAGATATGTTATTCCTCTCAGAGAGAAACATAGATGACTGATTGTACATGATGATGCATAGACAATGAGGATACATTACATGCATCTATTACGAATGCATGCACACCTCATGCCTTGAATTCCTAAAAAATCTCCCTGGATGGTTATGCCTGGTAGATTCGTTACAAGATGCTCATATTAGTAGAAGTCTACTCACGGAGTAGATGTATGATTACCCATGCCTACCTAGGTGGATATATGACGGGTATAGATTGCCCATGCCTACTTACGGTGGATTTCTGTCGGGTACATTTTTTTGGGTTGGCGGATATCCAATCTAAGCAAGTAGATGATCATCCCACTTGACATGTATCTCATGACATCTCTGCATCCATGTTCATACTGCAAACACACTATTTTAATTTGATTGTGCTACATATGAATCATGTTGAGTTCACTCACTAGCTTGGCCAGCTAACATTGTGAATTGACAACGGTAAAGACACAAATGAGACAAGAAATATGAGTCAATTGTCGACAAATGAGGCTGGGTTGGTGGATGATGCTCAAGATCAATGGTCGTATTTGGTAGAGGATGAGATCATTGCATTAGATGGTTGATACATTAATGTTGTTGCTTTATTACGATGTTTAGTTTCCATTCTTAATATACATTGTTATATGGATTAAATTGAGAATTATTCATAGTATAATGTTGTTGagttatgattgattattttagttTAATAAAGTCCCAAATAGGTGGACTTAGACTGATTTTgatgatttattttataaatatgaATGTTATGAATAGTGTTAATAAAAGAATTGAAAACAGTTGGATGTATGAATGTCAATGTAGTGATGatctaaaatatatataaattgcACCTCTTAATAACTACACGTGTACAAGTCATGGATTGTAACTCAGGTTTGAGGGCACACACTCTGTATCCGAAGTGTAGGGCATGATGTGggctttttatttatatatttttccaataaaaaaaagCTCCATttttataaaaggaaaaaagCTTCCACTATGAATCTAACTAAAATACAAGGAAATGCGCCCGTATAAGGTTTGTCACATCCAATGAGATTAGGGCTggaagtcgggcgggttgggtcggtttggtactcaaccctagcccaacccaacccaacccaacccaacccaacctaacctcgggttaggaattctcaacccaagcccaacccaagtgggcttggTCGGGTTGGctgggtagatatatgctaatattttcattattacattagtctattatattttcaataaacGTCTTatttttttatacctataattttattgattatatatgtagttatttattttaaagaagttcattttttctaaacaaacaagctaaaatataggacttcTCCTTAAAAAGccgtattgtgtatcaagcaatctatttgggagagagaaatccggtatatcttgttagcttgagtcatcggaaatgatatGGACCAATGAAACTTGATAGCATTGGAATTTCcaatgccttcaacacagattatccgcactcaattataattaatttttaaggaacttatatattgtttgggtttgggttgggtcgggcaacccgagacctcaacccgagcccaacccaagttttattgggttggtgtttgtatggcccaagcccgagcccaaacccaatacatcctgcccaagcccaacccaatgttgggtcggtcactggtcagtcaggttgaacccgcccaactttcagccctagttgagATGCACCCGTTTTAGGAGGCCTAGGCACACCTCACACAATGGAAAATGATCTTCTGATGAGCGAGCCATATCCAATGGCCATGGTAAAAAAGAAAAGCTATCATAGATTTTGACAAAATTTAGCCAATTAAGAC
Coding sequences:
- the LOC131248741 gene encoding uncharacterized protein LOC131248741 isoform X1; its protein translation is MELISVLEQGATLVSIKPSGQSTGSNRKETEAVIGFVLGQKSGIWFPVIRLLKTALLLHASRRTYPALKKHNVLTSGRDNFFCLNFQMGSAMAACDCSNSNPAWHMWP
- the LOC131248741 gene encoding uncharacterized protein LOC131248741 isoform X2 → MELISVLEQGATLVSIKPSGQSTGSNRKETEAVIGFVLGQKSGIWFPVIRLLKTALLLHASRRTYPALKKHNILEYSSLMNLRIPTYLTIFM